In Penaeus vannamei isolate JL-2024 chromosome 13, ASM4276789v1, whole genome shotgun sequence, the sequence GACACCTTTTTGGGGAATTAAATCAAAGGAAATTGGTCACGCTCCAAATTTAACTATGTAGTTTATGAACACTTATTTTGTAAATAtgatgtctaatatatatatatatatatatatatatatatatatatatatatatatatatatatatatgtatatatatatatatatatatatatatatatatatatatatatatatatatatatatatatatatatatatatatatatatatatatatatatatatctatatatatgtatacatatatatatatatatatatatatatatatatatatatatatatatatatgtatatatatatataaatatatacatatatatatatatatatatatatatatatatatatatatattatatatatacatatgtatatatatatatatatatatatatatatacatatatagacacacacacacacacacacacacacacatacacagacacacacacacacacacacacacacacacacacacacacatattcacacacacacatacacacacacacacacacacgcacacacacacgcaccccccccccccctgacaccctccaccacccccaaccctcccccaaccctcccccaacaccgTACCTGTTAAAGAAGAGAGCGATGGCGAACATCCAGACAGCCAGGACGAGCAGGACGATGCCCACCTCCTCAGCCCTCACCCGCACCAGCCCCACCTTCTGGTCCAACCCACCCAGGTTCTCGAGGGGCGTGACATCACTGCCCTCGATGCCGCCCACGCTCACGTCTATGGCGTCAATGATCGTGGGCGTGCTGTTGTTGAAGActgtggaagggtggaggaggaggggtgaatttcttggtacatatatatatatatatatatatatatttatttttttttatgtttgggtATTGACTTGTTTTTGtcgatttattgttattgttcttttgtgatttttgtttatattttgttgttctgtgattgttgttattgttttgtgattgaaattattgttgttgttgtttcatcattgtttttttttgtgttatgattttaataataatgatgatgtctgTAAGATAAATGATGGTGACagagatgataatatatatatgtgtgtgtgtgtgtgtgtgtgtgtatatatatatatatatatatatatatatatatatatatatatatatatatatatatatatatatacatatatatatatatatatatatatatatatatatatatatatatatatatacatatatatatcacctacTTGAGAATAAATAACTTATTATAATCCTGTGTgcgggaatgaaggaaagagtggggggaggttgataaagagaagggggggggggtaaacaggGAGTAACAAGGAGGTTGGAATTTGGAAGTCAATACATACTTCTATTGACATCTGATACTTGGATAAAATcgattaatgtcatcatcaacaGTGGCCAAGTGACAGGTGTGAGTTTACATGTTATTAATGTTGCAGTTTTGTTATTAATAGTTCTTCatttcagtgttattgttattaatgatttcTTCGTTTGtctaatttccttttcatttctcgtcgtttctctattcctttttttcgtattttaagGTTGATGTAAGAATTGTCCAAAGATAGTGTAATTATTTGTTATGGAAATATGCTTGAGTTATCTATTAAATATATCTTATACAAAAGCACAACGACattgttaaatatatatctattttattatatctgtatgtattgcCTAAGATCTACACCAATGCTACCAAACTGATAAATAATTATGACCATATATCATTCAGTTTAGATCTATCTCAATTAGAATTTGCTACTGCTTTTGAATCGACACAAATGGAGACGTTAATCACTTGTCACCTTTCCTGCAATTAATGGcaagataatgtaataataagtgTACAAAGTTTAACCAATTACAAAGAAAGATATCTGCATTACGACGAGTAATCTCTCACAAAAATAAATTGCTATTTGCTAGGCTGACATCAGCAATTAATaaaatcgcacacacacaaagtgaaagagagaaagggagggagagagaggggcggagagagagagagagggtgagggagaaagagagagggtgagagagaaagagagagggtgagaaagaaagagagagggtgagaaagaaagagagggtgagagagagaaagagagagggtgagagagaaagagagagggtgacaaaaaaagagagagagagagaaagggagaaagagagaaagagagagagagagagagagagagagagagagagagagagagagagagagagagagagagagagagagagagagagggagatagaaaaatagagagagaaagaaagagagagagagagaaacaggaagataaatagacagacatatatttatatagacatataaagagatagctaaatagaaagatagctaggcagagatagacagagagagagagggacagaaacaaaaacaaagacagagacaaagatagagagacagagacaatcagacagaaacagacaagaacacccaaacagacaaacacacaggcacccaAATTGTTCCCGCAGTCCAGACCTACCTTGGAACACGTCGTCTCTCGTGGTGTGGAATGTGACAACTGGCGAAGTCCAAAGCGCTGAGTTGTTGCCTATAATGGATACGTGAACTTGGTactgagtgagggggaggagtctCTCCAACATGACCGAACTCTGCGGGGCGaggacctccaccaccacacggtacctgtttttttttttttttccccaacccACGGCAGATGAGGGTAggttcagggggagggggaaagagggagaaaaaggggggagaagaaagggagatattaGGTTTTGGTTCATggtgagtgtgattgtgttttgttatggtgtgtatggtttgtttattttttctcattcttctctgtcagtttctctgtctgtctgtctgtctgtctctctctctctcactctctctctctctctctctctctctctctctctctctctctctctcttttctctctctctctctcatacacacacacacacacacacacacacacacacacacacacacacacacacacacacacacacacacacacacacacacacacacacacacacatacacatacatacactcacacacgcaaatctgtctatctgtctctctctgtgtgtcttatAGTGTAATATAGTGATACTTCAAATCCTGataatctaaacacacacacacacacacacacacacacacacacacacacacacacacacacacacacacacacacacacacacacacacacacacatacacacacacacacacacacgcgcgcgcgcgcgcgcgcgcgcacaacacacacacatatgcattaacATACGTGCATATACTCAAGAACAAGCGTGTATGTACTCagtcatgtaatatatatatatggtagtaaaaatactaatactaatactaatggtcATACgtttaaaagtaataacgatgatgacaatgataacagagatagtaattataatagcaacaataacgataattgaacttatggtgataatgataacaatataaaaaataataataacgatagtgataacaatagtggtaataacgataatgcagttataatggtgatgacaatgatagtagtagtattagtagttgcaACAATAGCGATAGTAGTAGAAAtactagtagtaacaacaacagcaacagcagtagtagtaatagtagaatgtAGTTGAGCTAGTTGTAGTGTtggaataatagaaatagtagtagtattagtagcagtggtTGTGGTAGTacctctactactattactactaatgataattccttttattcttaATTTCATCCATCTCTTGTTTTTGAATTCTTTCctgcctcctttttttctccctttcttcctttctgacctatttttttctttaatatttcctctccctttcttcctttctgactttttttcttttaggtcatattaccttcttttcctcctatttctttttttttatctagtctGCTCTCTGCACCCCTTCGTGtacatattccttttcttttacatcctatcatccctcctcttccatttcatcCTTCCCCGTTTTATTCCTTTCactccttattctctcctccccctttccatccttagatttatctctttccccttctttctctcgtcttgctATCTCATTCTTCTTCAACTTTATCCCATCTCCCAGTCTCCGTCCTTGTccttgttatcttttcttttcttttttttcctttttttcatcctgTCTTTTATTTCACTGTTTTATTCTTTTACCGATTTCTCTGTTTTTAAATTCTTCTgaaattttaaatttaaaaaacaaCGCAGAGGACGCAACCGgatgtaaaaatatatttctttctttttttccttctctttgtctttctttcatcctctcttcctcatttacgtatcctttctcccttcttccttcgtttattttcctctgcttcacgtttcttttcttacttccttcctctctgtatgtctttttttttatctacgtttcattgttttgttctctctctctttctcctttattatgacattctccgtttcccctttcgtccattattgttttttccttctctttctcttctccttcctccgtatCCCGAATTCCttcttgtatatattttgtcCGTTTTTTCAAATTCCTCTCGTCTGTCCTTCAGTTTTaacattcttttcttctccttcctctgttttctcatctctccccctcttcctccttctttccttccttcgtcttccaACTTCCTTCCATTATCCGATCTAcacctttcgtttcctttttctttccatttcctgcctcccctctttccgtccttctcactcctcttaccttctcttcactcttccttcctcttctctcctcctttctcacctctcctccctcctcttcattccttcaccccatcctctctttttttttctccctctttatccctgcttcttcctctttattcttttatcccctcctctttttttccttccttctccctctttctccccattcccttccttctctttcttccttcccctctcccgacttttcttcctatttttcccttctcccctctccctccccaccgttctcccttcccttcccccatctccactttccttccctctcctcccctccccctctttcatcctcctcctccctccttctcccactttcgctcccctcccttccctctccccactttcttcctcctcctcctccctcctccttctccactttcctcccctcccttccctctccccactttcttcctcctcctcctcctccctcctccttctccactttcctccctcccttccctctccccactttcttcctcctcctcccttccctctccccacctttcttcctcctcctccctcctccttctccactttcctcccctcccttccctctctccactttcctcctcctcctccctcctcctccttctccactttcctcccctcccttccctctccccactttcttccctcctcctcccttccctctccccactttcttcctgcctcctccctcctccttctccactttcctcccctcccttccctctccccactttcctcctcctcatccctcctccttctccgacgCATACACATACCCGTAACCTTCCCTctacccactttcctcctccacctccctcatctttctccactttcctcccctcccttccctctccccactttcttcctcctccacctccctcctcctccttctccgtcgcATACCCGAAGCCCAATACAGCTGATACCACATCAATACCAGAGTTCGAGCCTTTGCAATTGACGCCAGAAGTCCTAGCCCGTACAGTCACATCAGCGGCAATAAATTCTCGACGGTGATATGGCAGAGAGACAGAAGCTTTGTTTTCATTGTAGTTTTCATGTCATTGGGTCAGAGGTTGAGGATGAtggagtgggtggatgggagggagggagggagggagggagggagagggagggagggagggagggtgagagagagagggagggagggagagggagagagagggggggggttgagagagagagagaagagaagagtacaaaagagaagaaaaaagaggcgagaagagattaagatagataattagatagacatacagacaaacaaacagacagagaaagagagatagacagacaacaaGATAGAGAAAAccataataagaaagagaaaaacaaaaacaagagaaaggcgCCAAAATAGACAATGTCTACGTGCCCGACGATGGTGCCGAATTATGGAAAACAGATGCAAGGGCGATAAACTCGGAGGTAAAAGATGCCAAGCCTCAAGGGAATCCATTTCGCGTCACGGAGAGATAAAGGCGCGAAAATTCGAAGAACGGAGACCGAAACGAGACACTTAAAGGCAGATAACAAGGGAGTGACGATTGTCGCCGTTAGAGAAAACGGGAACGGAGAATGTGCCGAGGGTCTGTGCTGCCGCAGCCTTGCAATCTCGCTTCTGTTTCagtttcatcctttttctttccatttccttcctcccctctttccgtctttctcgctcctcctaccttctcttccctcttccttcctcttctctcctcctttctcacctctccttcctcctccctctttctctccactccctcctcgtaACAAAAGGGCGACGGAGGGATATAAAGATCAGGGGCTGGTCCTTTACCGTGGCGAACCGGCAATGAACCCTGGGTTGCGGAAATGTTGGTCTGGTGCATCTGCAGTGACTCACGATTGACTCACCAAACTAAATCTTTTGANNNNNNNNNNNNNNNNNNNNNNNNNNNNNNNNNNNNNNNNNNNNNNNNNNNNNNNNNNNNNNNNNNNNNNNNNNNNNNNNNNNNNNNNNNNNNNNNNNNNNNNNNNNNNNNNNNNNNNNNNNNNNNNNNNNNNNNNNNNNNNNNNNNNNNNNNNNNNNNNNNNNNNNNNNNNNNNNNNNNNNNNNNNNNNNNNNNNNNNNNNNNNNNNNNNNNNNNNNNNNNNNNNNNNNNNNNNNNNNNNNNNNNNNNNNNNNNNNNNNNNNNNNNNNNNNNNNNNNNNNNNNNNNNNNNNNNNNNNNNNNNNNNNNNNNNNNNNNNNNNNNNNNNNNNNNNNNNNNNNNNNNNNNNNNNNNNNNNNNNNNNNNNNNNNNNNNNNNNNNNNNNNNNNNNNNNNNNNNNNNNNNNNNNNNNNNNNNNNNNNNNNNNNNNNNNNNNNNNNNNNNNNNNNNNNNNNNNNNNNNNNNNNNNNNNNNNNNNNNNNNNNNNNNNNNNNNNNNNNNtagatagagagagagagagagagattgatagataaagagagagagagagaaacagagatagagagagagagaaatatatatatagagagagagggagaaagagagagagagagagagagagagagagagacagagagagattaagagaaagaaagaaaaatgataacaaaaaacagcGAGTGAGAGacagcgaagagaaaaaaaaagaaagagagaaagaatatcacCAGAAGAATAtccgagaaggagcaagagaacaaaaagagaaggaatagccCCAAGCTAAGAAAAATACACAAGATGGAATATACTTGTCACTGTCTAAGCCTGAATAGCCTCGAAGTTTTGTATCTTCTCataagaaaatgaatattaaTGCTAAGATTTCTGCGCATATTTTTCCTTGGgagttttcctctttttattcatatcttaaggtgtctttcctctctctttcggttttcaGATTTACTCTCATTCCtttggtatatatatttctatcttattctccttatatcttattcttcttattaaattattatgtatttctatattcttattatattattatactataatatcttattctatcattatattgttatattataatatcttattatattattatatcataatatcttattcttatcttattattacatatttctatcttatacatctactttttttttgaaagggtaGAGTAATCATTTATAATCggacttttatttatatttcattcattaatttttcttgaaagggtgaaagaatttatagtcacatttttttttatttattctatctattagtatcttttttatttagtaATTTATTCTTAAAGGGTAAAGGAATTCATTTTCAAATTTATTCGTAGCCTTGTATCCCAAGCTGTTGTCCTGCCTCTGTGCGTGTCGCTGTATTGCATGGCTTGCGAAATACTGTATTTGCGAGTATCGTCATGTTGCTTCTATCTTGCAATAGATTCATAACGAGAAGaatgtgtttgatttttttttttttttttttttttatcatttggaatccgttttttttttttttttttaatccctgtttttttcttctttatttatttatcttttttttacatccCTTTTTCATGATTcgtctttttaaaaataatttgaaatctcaatttgttttctttgtttacacctcttttttattattcatcactCAAAAAATTATTcttaatttgattttctttttctttggtgacattcttttttctttctgcctttttgtttttcattcagttgtatatattatttaacaGGTATGAGAGacctattgtaattattttctctGTCCAAGCCATTGTATTGAATCGTCTGTTCAATCTTTCCTCTAATACTAGTGAACAATGAAGTAactcttcaacatttttttctttatcaattaaTTACACTTTCGAACTATTCAGatttcctcatttatttttttcttttctaattccatcattttcttcctcatgAATTCTCATCTCCATTCAAAACTTGATTCAGTGTTTCTCATTCCTCCTactttcacccccccttccctccccttcaccccttaccccctctcccccctctccctctctctgctcccctccctccccccccctctacccccgccctcctctctcctccctcccttccccctccccctctactccctctctaccccctaccccactgGCCAGCCCTCGTGAAAAGTTCCATCAAaacccttattctttcttctaaAAACAGCTACATGCAGAGTGCACCAGCCTCGATGAATGGTTTATTGCAAGGCCGTAAACAATgaagcctaaaaaaaaagaaaaaaatactaaaaaaaaaagaaaaaaaacactaaaaaaaaaaatactaaaaaaaacaaaaaaaatatgtgtgtctgGAGCGACCACACGAAACCTTCAGGCGTTTTGGCTATTTGAAACTGGACgaaatattgtgaaaaaaaaattgtacagcTCTGATTGCTAGTCGCGATGATGGAATCCTCgtggtttttgttattgttattcctcttttttatcttatttcatttactaattgttattatgatcatccatCGTCtggatcttattattattacttttattacattactatattttaatttttattttaaccattacTTTTACTTTGATTcagtttttcatcataattattattatcattattagtgttagtattactattaatactattattgctatattcaatactatcattattgttattatcattattattattatcatcaatattatcattatcatcatcatcatcacaatcgtttttcttactattatgatcattattatcactgctattatttttattattatcactattattactaatctcattatcattattatcatcatcatgttaatgatttttcttatcattttgttataatcattattattattagtataactattatccttatcattaatatcatcattatctttattgttaattatctttttcacaatcatcatcaataatgataattatgatatcgcTAATAATGATTAATctttcataatattaatgatgatgataaaagtaacaatattttcatcgttatcattatcattctcttaacTTTCATTGTTAGTAACATTTCAATAATACTGCATGCCTATATACATtactatcaatgatattaattattgttaataatagtatcctcataataattactgttgatattataatAACCACTgctcatgtcattatcatcattgcacatACTGTTCATGTCATTAACTTTGTAATTATAACGGTATTATGTCGGGTTGAAAGCCCCATTAACACTGAAACTAAGAATATTACTTACGCGTCTGTCATAATCTTCATCGCAATTATTAaatgacaaaagaagaagaagaaaaagaagaaaaaaaaggataagtcCGCATTGTGAAGTCGCGAATAAAACCTGAAGTCTcaaggtaaaaaagagagagagagagagagagagagagagagagagagagagagagagagagagagagagagagagagagagagagagagagagagagagagagggagagagatggagagagagagagagagacagacagacagacagacagacagacagagagagagaaagaaaaaaaaagatactccaTTTCACTACTTGGTTCAGCTTTGCATATTCTTCGTTAAGTGCATTCACACATCAACGGTATCGCATTTTCTCGATGTCTGAGAAAAAGTGTCGCAGAAAATATGATGAGAAATGCATTGGTAGTTCGATCTTgcttcatgtgtttttttttgttttttttcattttgtttgtctggctctctctttctttatctgtttctttctttttctttttgtttgtctggctttctatttctttatctgttcctctctttgtttcttctttgcttGCCTAGATTTTtggctttttctgtttctctctctatctgtctatctatcgactttctctctctctctctatctatctatctactctctctctctctctctctctctctctctctctctctctctctctctctctctctctctctctctctctctctctctctctctctctctccttctctctctctctctctctctctccttctctctccttcttctctctctctctctctctctctctctctctctttgctctgtctttctctctctctctctcactctctctctttgctgtctctctctctttgctg encodes:
- the LOC113802638 gene encoding uncharacterized protein, which produces MDSLEAWHLLPPSLSPLHLFSIIRHHRRAPSVSLPYHRREFIAADVTVRARTSGVNCKGSNSGIDVVSAVLGFGYRVVVEVLAPQSSVMLERLLPLTQYQVHVSIIGNNSALWTSPVVTFHTTRDDVFQVFNNSTPTIIDAIDVSVGGIEGSDVTPLENLGGLDQKVGLVRVRAEEVGIVLLVLAVWMFAIALFFNRWGKIRMLEPYQEPYKEAPPQLLQHRPSCPMADPYALPTNPLKIEHNGRNRPRQNSVFVGRTRSLSLEVHPPRRVKSALNLTTMVLQESEEEAGGVATTFT